One Gordonia zhaorongruii DNA segment encodes these proteins:
- a CDS encoding D-2-hydroxyacid dehydrogenase has translation MSDHRPVVVLLTADGLEPPADLDAIRELADVRTATAATLPDAIAGADVLFVWDIFSDALEAAWDRADSLRWVHVAAAGVDAILFDGLRSSDVLVTNARGVFDGPIAEYVLACVLAHDKQLHQTEEHRRRGEWVHRETRRVAGRRALVVGTGGIGRAIARLLCAVGVEVRGAGRRPRENDPDFGTVVDSAALADHLPETDHVVMVAPLTAATEGMLGADELAALPDGSHVINVGRGPLVDQEALTSEIASGRIRAHLDVLVTEPLPGDDPLWTLPGAHISPHMSGDVIGWRDALSEQFLDHLRGFVDGREPGPAVDKDRGYVSGA, from the coding sequence ATGTCAGACCACCGCCCCGTCGTCGTGCTGCTGACCGCCGACGGCCTCGAACCGCCCGCCGACCTGGACGCGATCAGGGAACTCGCCGACGTCCGCACCGCCACCGCAGCGACTCTCCCCGACGCGATCGCGGGTGCCGACGTTCTGTTCGTGTGGGACATCTTCTCCGACGCACTGGAGGCCGCGTGGGACCGCGCCGACTCACTGCGGTGGGTGCACGTCGCCGCCGCGGGCGTCGACGCGATCCTCTTCGACGGACTCCGTTCGTCCGACGTCCTGGTGACCAACGCACGCGGGGTGTTCGACGGCCCGATCGCCGAGTACGTCCTGGCTTGCGTCCTCGCGCACGACAAGCAGCTGCATCAGACCGAGGAGCACCGCAGGCGCGGCGAGTGGGTCCATCGGGAGACGCGTCGCGTCGCCGGCCGCCGCGCCCTCGTCGTCGGTACCGGCGGGATCGGCCGTGCGATCGCGCGGTTGCTGTGCGCCGTCGGCGTCGAGGTACGCGGCGCCGGGCGCAGGCCGCGCGAGAACGACCCCGATTTCGGCACCGTCGTCGATTCGGCCGCGCTCGCCGATCACCTGCCCGAGACCGATCACGTCGTGATGGTCGCGCCGCTCACGGCTGCGACCGAGGGCATGCTGGGGGCAGATGAGCTGGCTGCACTGCCAGACGGCAGTCACGTGATCAACGTGGGACGCGGACCGCTCGTCGACCAGGAGGCGCTGACCTCGGAGATCGCGTCGGGGCGTATCAGAGCCCACCTCGACGTCCTGGTCACCGAACCCCTCCCCGGCGACGACCCGTTGTGGACATTGCCGGGTGCACACATCAGTCCGCACATGTCGGGCGATGTGATCGGCTGGCGGGACGCGCTCTCCGAACAGTTCCTCGATCACCTGCGCGGCTTCGTGGACGGCCGTGAACCCGGCCCGGCGGTCGATAAGGACCGCGGCTACGTATCGGGCGCTTGA
- a CDS encoding Glu/Leu/Phe/Val dehydrogenase dimerization domain-containing protein — MTLTPINPAATTTSAQLPVPAAIPVSGRRRPPYLRMEWVDEVTGAVGYLVVDTLVQGMATGGTRMRAGCTIDEVADLARGMSNKTAAFDLPIGGAKGGIDFDPKDPRALDVLTRFCDAMRPYLDNHWVTAEDLGITQEQIDTVFARLGMRQSYHAAIACSADPEATAERVMAGLHAEAPGGLLGDVIGGYGVAQAALAAARVRGLTNDATSVAIQGVGTMGGGAAFYLHEAGMRVVALADAVGTLHDPAGLDVPALLNSRNVYGEIDRDSVPAGVQQLPRDSVLSTRCDILIPAAVSYAITSENSAYVTAPIIIEAANAPTTVDAELDLTARGVAVIPDFIANAGAVAWAWWLLLGYVGEDYLDSFDRLRMQMDAKVSTLLRGWDPASGPIRWAADVSAVVRNPAPLVVP; from the coding sequence ATGACACTCACCCCGATCAATCCAGCAGCGACCACGACGAGTGCACAGCTCCCCGTTCCCGCCGCGATCCCGGTCTCCGGACGTCGACGTCCTCCGTACCTTCGCATGGAGTGGGTCGACGAGGTCACCGGCGCCGTCGGCTATCTCGTCGTCGACACCCTCGTTCAGGGAATGGCGACCGGCGGCACCCGCATGCGTGCAGGTTGCACCATCGACGAGGTCGCCGACCTGGCACGCGGAATGTCCAATAAGACAGCCGCTTTCGATCTGCCGATCGGCGGCGCCAAGGGCGGTATCGACTTCGACCCCAAGGATCCGCGTGCACTCGACGTCCTGACTCGCTTCTGCGACGCGATGCGGCCGTACCTCGACAACCACTGGGTGACCGCCGAGGACCTCGGTATCACCCAGGAGCAGATCGACACCGTGTTCGCACGCCTCGGAATGCGGCAGTCGTACCACGCTGCCATCGCCTGCTCGGCAGATCCGGAAGCGACGGCCGAACGCGTGATGGCCGGGCTTCACGCCGAAGCACCCGGCGGTCTCCTCGGCGATGTGATCGGCGGCTACGGAGTGGCTCAGGCCGCACTCGCCGCGGCCCGCGTGCGCGGATTGACGAACGATGCCACCTCGGTCGCCATCCAGGGCGTCGGCACGATGGGCGGCGGTGCTGCCTTCTACCTGCACGAGGCCGGTATGCGCGTGGTGGCACTCGCTGACGCCGTCGGGACACTGCACGACCCGGCGGGCCTCGACGTTCCGGCTCTCCTGAACTCGCGGAACGTCTACGGCGAGATCGACCGTGACTCCGTTCCCGCCGGCGTGCAGCAGCTGCCGCGCGATTCGGTACTGAGCACCCGGTGCGACATCCTTATCCCGGCGGCCGTGTCGTACGCGATCACCAGCGAGAACAGCGCCTACGTGACTGCGCCGATCATCATCGAGGCGGCGAACGCGCCGACCACGGTGGACGCCGAGCTCGACTTGACGGCACGCGGGGTCGCGGTGATCCCGGACTTCATCGCCAACGCCGGCGCTGTCGCGTGGGCCTGGTGGCTGCTCCTCGGCTACGTGGGCGAGGACTACCTCGATTCGTTCGACCGGCTGCGCATGCAGATGGACGCCAAGGTGTCGACTCTCCTGCGCGGGTGGGATCCGGCCTCCGGCCCGATCCGCTGGGCGGCCGACGTCTCCGCCGTGGTCCGCAACCCGGCACCGCTCGTCGTGCCGTGA
- a CDS encoding aspartate aminotransferase family protein, producing the protein MSSAALSPVLKQATPVVVDHASGAWIHGTDGRDYLDFTTGIGVTSTGHCHPDVVAAAQEQCGKIIHAQYTTVMHQPLLALTEKLGDHLPAGIDSVFYANSGSEAVEAAVRLARMATGRQYIVTVQRGFHGRTVGAASLTTAGTKFSAGFGPLMAGVATTPFPDALRLKMTEAEAVDYALAEFDYLLATRVQPNEVAAILIEPFLGDGGYLALPPAYLTGLRERATEHGALLVLDEVQAGIGRTGKFWGHQHTGGLVPDVIITAKGIASGFPISAIAAPESIMAKAWPGSQGGTYGGNAVAAAAGVATLGVIEREGLVENSRVRGDELLAGLRSGLSEVQQICDIRGTGLMAAVEFGDPTANAGSPDSAEAARLAAAVQQACIDEDLLTLTCGPTGSIVRIIPALIVTAEEVATGTERFVRAVKRVVEG; encoded by the coding sequence ATGAGTAGCGCAGCCCTTTCCCCGGTCCTCAAGCAGGCGACCCCCGTCGTGGTCGATCACGCGTCCGGTGCATGGATTCACGGCACCGATGGGCGCGACTATCTCGACTTCACCACCGGCATCGGTGTCACGAGCACGGGGCATTGCCATCCCGACGTGGTCGCTGCCGCGCAGGAGCAGTGCGGCAAGATCATCCACGCGCAGTACACGACCGTGATGCACCAACCGTTGCTCGCGTTGACCGAGAAACTCGGTGACCATCTGCCCGCCGGCATCGACTCCGTCTTCTATGCGAACTCGGGGTCCGAGGCCGTCGAGGCCGCGGTCCGCCTGGCCCGCATGGCGACCGGCCGGCAGTACATCGTCACCGTGCAGCGGGGCTTCCACGGACGCACCGTCGGGGCCGCGTCGCTCACCACGGCGGGCACCAAGTTCTCGGCGGGCTTCGGACCGCTGATGGCCGGCGTCGCCACGACGCCGTTCCCGGATGCGTTGCGACTCAAGATGACCGAAGCAGAGGCCGTCGATTACGCGCTCGCCGAGTTCGACTATCTGCTCGCCACCCGCGTTCAGCCGAACGAGGTGGCGGCGATCCTCATCGAGCCGTTCCTCGGCGACGGCGGTTACCTGGCCCTGCCGCCCGCGTACCTCACCGGCCTCCGTGAGCGCGCTACCGAGCACGGCGCCCTGCTGGTACTCGACGAAGTTCAGGCCGGCATCGGCCGCACCGGAAAGTTCTGGGGGCACCAGCACACCGGTGGCCTGGTGCCCGACGTCATCATCACCGCGAAGGGCATCGCGTCCGGATTCCCGATCTCGGCGATCGCCGCTCCGGAGTCGATCATGGCGAAGGCCTGGCCCGGATCGCAGGGCGGTACCTACGGCGGCAACGCGGTGGCTGCCGCAGCCGGTGTGGCGACGCTCGGCGTGATCGAGCGGGAAGGACTGGTGGAGAACTCTCGGGTGCGCGGTGACGAGTTGCTGGCCGGCTTGCGATCGGGGCTCAGCGAGGTGCAGCAGATCTGCGACATCCGCGGGACCGGGCTCATGGCAGCGGTCGAGTTCGGTGACCCCACCGCGAACGCGGGGAGTCCGGACTCGGCCGAGGCCGCACGTCTTGCAGCAGCGGTCCAGCAGGCGTGCATCGACGAGGATCTACTCACCCTCACCTGCGGACCCACCGGGTCGATCGTCCGAATCATCCCGGCACTCATCGTCACCGCGGAGGAGGTCGCCACCGGCACCGAGCGTTTCGTCCGCGCCGTGAAGCGTGTGGTGGAAGGGTAG
- a CDS encoding LysR family transcriptional regulator has product MEVSLHRLKLLRELAHRGTVTAVADALHYSTSAVSQQLALLERETDSKLFERHGRRIVLTEAGVLLATHAESILGAVENAGNAIESLRNGGTATLHVGVWASVATGLLPTGLRMLAQRSPEIVVRSVELAPEAGSEAVRDGSLDLSFVIDYSNYSMPRTPALERQVIAVEHMYVAVRAGTLGPEPVALESLAPDPWILADSRSHFGRAVRIACRRAGYEPDVRHVVGEQSTALSMVAAGLGVTLVSDLVAAAHPPGVQLIPLTGPFERHLSLTFRARDAGRQSVRRFVDTMADAAFEVGLAPPHAVEADSR; this is encoded by the coding sequence ATGGAGGTTTCCCTGCACCGCCTGAAACTGCTACGGGAGCTTGCGCACCGTGGCACGGTGACGGCCGTCGCCGATGCCCTCCACTACTCGACGTCGGCGGTGTCGCAGCAGCTGGCGCTGCTGGAGCGGGAGACCGATTCGAAGCTGTTCGAGCGGCACGGTCGGCGGATCGTGCTCACCGAGGCCGGTGTTCTGCTCGCCACTCACGCCGAGTCGATCCTCGGTGCGGTCGAGAACGCGGGCAATGCGATCGAATCGCTTCGCAACGGGGGAACTGCGACGTTGCACGTCGGTGTGTGGGCGTCGGTGGCGACAGGTCTGCTGCCGACCGGACTGCGAATGCTGGCGCAGCGGTCTCCCGAGATCGTGGTGCGGTCGGTGGAGCTGGCGCCCGAAGCCGGCTCGGAAGCGGTACGCGACGGTTCGCTCGACCTGTCTTTCGTCATCGACTACTCGAACTACTCGATGCCGCGGACTCCGGCGCTCGAGCGACAGGTGATCGCCGTCGAGCACATGTACGTGGCGGTGCGGGCCGGGACCCTCGGCCCCGAGCCGGTGGCGTTGGAGTCGTTGGCTCCGGATCCGTGGATCCTCGCCGACTCGCGGTCGCACTTCGGGCGCGCGGTACGGATCGCGTGCCGGCGTGCCGGTTACGAGCCCGACGTGCGGCACGTCGTCGGAGAGCAGTCGACGGCGCTGTCCATGGTCGCAGCCGGGCTGGGGGTGACCCTGGTGTCCGACCTGGTGGCGGCAGCGCATCCGCCCGGGGTGCAGCTGATTCCCCTCACCGGCCCGTTCGAGCGTCACCTGTCGCTCACGTTCCGGGCGCGGGACGCCGGTCGGCAGTCGGTGCGCCGGTTCGTCGACACGATGGCCGACGCGGCATTCGAGGTGGGACTCGCCCCGCCCCATGCGGTTGAAGCCGACAGCAGGTAG